In Bradyrhizobium guangzhouense, the DNA window TGGTAGCGGCCGGGGTTGCGATTTCGCTGTCCGGGCTGCGCCGCGAGCCATGATCTCAAGAGCGCATATCCGTGACTCCGCCCGGTGTCCTTATCTCAAGAGTTCACCTGGCTCTGCGGTTGTTCTGGCGTGAAGACGCCGCAGCAAGCTTTAACAGAGGCAGAAACGCGCTCAATTGGCGCAGCGCGCTTCCAGCGCGTCGACAAAGGAACGGTCCCAGCGGCCCTCGCGAATGGCCTGCATCGTCGCCTCCTCCTTCTGATGTTGAGCCATCGCCTTCTCGATCACGCTTGCGGCAAGACCGGGCGGGAAGGCGAGAAGTCCATCTTGGTCCCCGACGATCACGTCTCCCGGATTGACCACCATACCGCCGACCGTGATCGGCACGTTGATCTCCCCTGGACCGTCCTTGTAGGGGCCGCGGTGGTTCACGCCGCGGGCATAAACGGGAAAAGCTCGTGCGCCGATTTCGGCCGCGTCCCGAATGGCGCCATCGAGCACCATGCCGGCGAGACCCAGCGAAGCGGCGGCGAAGGTCATGATGCCACCGACCAGAGCGTTGGTAGTGTCTCCGCCGGCATCGACCACCATGACGTCTCCGGGCCGGCAGAAATCATAGGCGCGCAGAATGGCGAGGTTGTCCCCGCCACGCGTCTTCACGGTCACCGCCGTGCCGGCCATGGGGGCGGGCGAATGGTAGGCGCGAAGACCGATGCTGCCGCAGTTGCGGTGCAGTTGATCGCTCAGCAGCGCCACCGCGATGCTCCGCAGCTTGGCGACGGTGGACGGGTCGACCTGGGGAGCGGAGGGGTTTCTGACGATTCCGGGATTGGTCATGGAGGATGCTTTCGATCAATTTCAGGTTAGTGCAGCTCGGCAACTGCACGGGCGATGCGATCCGTGCCTTCGTCGAGCGCCGCTTGCGATGTCGCGATCGAGGCACGGAAGAATGGCGACAGACCGTAGGCGGTGCCCTGGACGACGGCCACGCCGGCCGCCTCCAACAAGTACATCACGACGTCACTGTCGCTCTCGAGGCGAGTCCCGGCCGGCGTTGTCCGGCCGATCAGGCCTGCACAATTGACGTAGAGATAAAACGCTCCGTCGGGCGGCCGGCAACTCAGCCCGGGGATCGCGTTGATACGCGCGAGCGTGCGATCGCGACGCGCCCGATAAGTCGCAACGGTCTCGCCAACGAAGCTCTGGTCGCCGGTGAGCGCCGCGACCGCCGCCGCCTGGCTGATCGAGCAGGCATTGCCCGAGGCCTGCGACAGCAGCGTATTCAGCGCGCCGACGAGGTCCGCGGGGCCGGCGATCCAGCCGATGCGCCAGCCGGTCATCGCATAGGTCTTGGATACGCCGTTGATGGCGAGGACGCGCTCACGCAGCTCGGGTGCTGCGTTGAGCAGATGCGGCGTACTCTCGCCGTCGAAACGGATGTGTTCGTAGATGTCGTCGGTCATGACCAGCACATGCGGATGGCGGGCGAGAACCTCGGCAATCCCGCGATATTCCGCTGCGGAATAGCTTGCGCCGGTCGGGTTCGATGGCGAGTTGATCAACAGCCAGCGCGTCTTCTCCGAGATCGCCGCCTCCAGCTGGGCCGGCGAGATCTTGAAGCTCTGGCTTTCCGGACAGGCCACGATCTTAGGTATTCCTTCGCAGGCGAGCACCATGTCCGGATAGGACACCCAATAGGGCGCTGGGATGATCACCTCGTCGCCGGCCTCGAGGGTCGCTTCGAGCGCGCTGTAAATGGCGCTCTTGGCGCCGTTGGTGACGACGATCTCCGCGGGATCGTAGACGAGGCCGTTTTCGCGCTTCAGCTTGGCGACGATCGCCTGGCGCAGCTCCAGCGTGCCGGCAAGCACCGTGTACCGCGTCTCTCCCTTCTCCATCGCCCAGACGGCGGCAGTGCGAATATGCGCGGGCGTGTCGAAATCCGGCTCGCCGACCACAAGGCTGACGATGCTCTTGCCCTCGCGCTTGAGCGCGCTCGCCCGATCCGCAGCCGCCGTGCTGGGCGAAGGCTTGATGCGTCTGACGCGCGCGGAAATACGAGAACGGTTCATGGCAATTGACCCCGGTCTGGAGAGGTGCGACGCTAAAGACAGCCGCCGGCGCTGACCAACACGAGTTCAATCTGGCCTGATAGGCATATCTTATGGTTGGATTCCTCCTCGGCGCCCCGTTGAATGCCGCGCAGCCGGGAAGGCCGCTGCGCCGATCGATCCGAGGGACAAGGTGAATCTGAGGCGTCTTCAGTATTTCGTGAAGATCGTCGACGTCGGCAGCCTGACGCAGGCCGCCGATGTGCTCCATGTCGCGCAGCCGGCGCTCAGCCAGCAGCTCGCGACCTTGGAGGGCGAGGTCCGCCAGCAGCTCCTGGTGCGCACCAAAAGCGGCGTCGTGCCCACGGAAGCGGGCAAGGTGCTGTATCGCCACGCGCAGCTCATCTTGCGTCAATGCGAGCAGGCGCGCGCCGATATGAGCGCGGCGGCCAAGAGCATCTCCGGTGCGGTCGCCGTCGGACTTGCGCCTGGAACGGCCGCGGCCGGACTCGCGCTGCCGCTGCTGCGGACCGTGCGCGCCCGCCACCCTGGCATCCTGCTCTACCTCAACGAGACCTACGGAACGACGCTCTCGGAGCTCGTCATGAACGGCCGGATGGATCTCGCCGTGCTCTACGGCGGCAAGACGGCCGTTCATGGCCTCTCGTTCGTGCCGCTGCTGCGCGAACAGCTCTACGTGGTCGGCCCCGCCAGCATGATGGCCCCGCCGGGCGAGATCAGCGTGCCAGCGCTGGCCGACATGGATCTCTATCTCGCCCGTCCCTACAACGTCGTGCGCAAGATGGTGAACGAAGCCTTTGCGGCGATCGGTCAGGCGCCGAAGGTCGTCGCGGAAATCGAATCGGCGAGCACATTGACGGCGGTGATCGCCGACGGGCTCGGCGCGACGATCCTGCCGGAATCGATGGCCCGACAGGTGGCGGGCTCCTGCGGCGGCTGGCAGTCCCGCATCGTCGATCCGATCATCGAGGCGCCGTTGGCATTGTGCCAGTCCGATCATTTGCCGCTATCGGAGCCGGCCCAGGCCATCAAGGAAATCCTGCTCGAGCTCGTTGCTGGGCTGCCTGGCAATCTCGTCGTCGCCGAGGAGCGGGCGCAGAAAGCGTCATAGCGCTCTCTTATATGGGCAAAGCCAAACCGTCTTGGTCGGGGAAGACCGCCAGCGGTAGCGTTCGTCGGTAGGTAGCGACGCCGCGGGCGCCGACCTCGACGAACGGCCGGAGCATGGATCTCGATCGTATCAAGTCACTGATTGACGCCATGGCGGCTTCCGATCTGGCCGAGATGGAGTTCAGCCAGGGCGGCATGTCATTGCGGCTGGTGCGCCGACCGCAGCCGACCGAATCGCGGCCGGCGGTGCCAGTGGTCGCCGCCACGGCGCGCCCCCCGAGCCGTCCCGAGCCTGCGCAACCGGCACCGGTCAACGCCGCGGCGGATGGCGTCGTCGCGCCGCTGTTTGGCGTTGCCTATCTGCAGCCCGATCCTGACGCGCCGCCCTTCGTCACGGTGGCCCAGGCGATCACCGCCGGCACGACATTGTGCGTCATCGAAGCCATGAAGATGTTTCACGAGGTCCGTGCCGATCGGGACGGCGCCGTGATCGCAATTCTCGTCTCCACCGGGCAGGAGGTCGAGGCCGGGCAAGAACTGATGCGGATCAGGTAGGCACATGTTCGGCTCGGTCCTCATAGCCAACCGGGGCGAGATCGCGCTGCGCATCCAGCGTGGTTGCCGGCGGCTCGGGCTGCGCACCATCGTCGTCCATTCGGAGGCCGATCGCGATGCGCCCTACGTGCATCATGCCGACGAGGCCATCTGCATCGGGCCGGCCGCGGCAGCGCAGAGCTATCTCAACCAGACGGCGTTGCTGTTCGCCGCCGAGGTCAGCGGAGCGGAGGCGATCCATCCGGGCTACGGGTTCCTGTCCGAGAACCCTGGCTTCGCCGAGCAGGTCGAAGCTGCCGGCCTGACCTTCATCGGCCCGACGGCCGCGGTGATGCGCGTCATGGGCGACAAGGTCGCGGCCAAGCGGGCGATGCGCGCCGCCGGCGTTCCCTGCGTACCCGGTCCGGATGCGGCGCTCGGCGACGACCTCGATCTCGCGCGCGCAACCGCGCGGCAGATCGGCTACCCCGTGATCCTGAAAGCGGCGGGCGGCGGCGGTGGACGCGGCATGCGCATGGTGGAGAGCGAGGCTGGCCTCATCGATGCGATCGCCGTGACGCGGGAAGAGGCGCGGCGCGGCTTCGCCAACAGCGCGATCTACATCGAGAAATTCCTGCGCCGGCCGCGACATGTCGAGATCCAGGTGATTGCCGATACCCATGGCAATGCCGTCTGGCTCGGCAGCCGCGATTGCTCGCTGCAGCGACGGCACCAGAAGGTGCTGGAGGAGGCGCCGGCACCGGGACTGGACCAGGACGTGCTGGCGCAGATCGGCGAGCGCTGCGCGGAGGCCTGCCGGCAGCTCGAATACCGCGGCGTCGGCACGTTCGAGTTCCTCGTCGAGGATGACGCGTTCTACTTCATCGAGATGAATACGCGCCTGCAGGTCGAACACCCCGTCACCGAGATGACCGCTGGGATCGATATCGTCGAGGCGCAGATTCGTGTGGCTCAGGGCGAGGCGCTGCCGTTCGCGCAAGCCGACATCGTCTGCCGCGGTCATGCCTTCGAATGCCGGATCAACGCCGAAGATCCCGACACGTTCGTGCCGTCCCCCGGTGTGATCACCGCCTGGGAGCTCCCCGGCGGCCCCGGCGTGCGCATCGATAGCCATGCCAGCAGCGGATATCGCGTGCCGCCATATTACGACTCGCTGATCGGCAAGCTCGTCGTGCACGGCGCGAATCGCGCCGAGGCCCTGGACCGGCTGCGCATCGCCCTCGACGAAATGCGCGTGGAAGGAATCGCGACCAACCTGCCGCTGCACCGGCGGCTCGTCAGGGATGCCGCGTTCATCAGGGGCGGCGTCAGCATTCACCATCTCGAGCAGCAGTTGTGCGGGAGCGGCAAGGCATGACGACGGACCTGCCACAACTCAGCCTGCTGGGAACGACCGCGCTGCTGTTCGAAGCTCCGGGCGAGACCTCGCTGACGACGCAGTGCCGCATCTGGGCCCTGGCGCTGGAGGCGGGCCGTCTGCCCGGCGTTCGGGAGGCCGTGCCGGGCATGAACAACCTCATGATCGCTTTCGCCGAGCCGCCGCGGCACCGGGGACAAATCGAGCACAGACTGATCGAGCTGTGGCACGCCCTCGAGCCGCTTCCTGTCGCCGGGCGCTGCCTTGATCTGCCGGTGGTCTATGGCGGCGACGGCGGCCCGCACATGGCCGATGTCGTGGCCCACACCGGATTGAGCGTCGACGATATCGTCGCGATCCACAGCGCACCGACTTACACCGTCTACGCCCTCGGCAGCCATCCCGGGTACTGCTATCTCGGTGGCATGGACCAGCGCATCGCGACGCCGCGGCGCAAGGTGCCGGTGCTGCGCATCCCACGCGGCGCCGTCTCCATCGGCGGCAGTCAGACCGGCGTCTCTGCCTCCGATGGGCCGAGCGGCTGGAATACGATCGGCAGCACCGAGGTCGCATTCTTCGATGTCGAGCGCACGCCGCCAGCGCTGCTGCAGCCCGGTGACTGCATCCGCTTCAAAACCATCCGGGTGCTGCGATGATCGAGGTGCTGTCGGCCGGCGCGCTCGCCACGGTGCAAGATCTCGGCCGCACCGGCGCGCTCAACCTCGGCGTCGGGACATCGGGTGCGATGGACCCGTTGGCGCTCGCCGCTGGAAACATCCTGCTGCGCAACGAGGAGAATGCGGCAGCCCTCGAGATACCGCTGTTCCCGTTCCGCGTCCGCTTCACCCATTCGACGGTGTTCGCCGTGACCGGCGCGGATTGCGCGCCGCGGCTCGACGAGGCGCCAGTGCTACCATGGTGGGCGCACCGCGCCGATGCCGGCCAGGTCCTCTCGCTCGCCGTTCCCTCAACTGCGACCTGGCGCGCCAGCCGCGTCTACCTGTGCATCGCGGGCGGGATCGATGTTCCCTCGGTGCTCGGCTCACGCAGTACCCAGCTGCGCGGCGCCTTCGGCGGGTTAGAGGGCCGTCCGCTGCGCGACGGCGATCGGTTGCCAATTGCCGAGCCCCCCGGTCGCGCCAAGACAGGCTTCGGCATCACGCCGCCCGGCCTCGCCTTGCCATTGGAGGTGGACGGGTTGACCGCCGTGCGGGTGCTGCCGGCTGCCGAATACGATAGCTTCACGCCGTCTTCCCACGAGGCGCTATGGTCCGAGCCTTGGAAGATTACGTCACAGAGCGACCGCTACGGCTATCGTCTCGCCGGCCCCGAACTCAGGCCGCAGCGACCCATGGAGCTGCGCTCCCACGGCATTGTCCCAGGCGTGATCCAGGTCCCCCACGGCGGCCAGCCGATCATCCAGATGCGCGATGCGCAGCCATCGGGCGGCTATCCCAAGATCGGCACCGTCATCGACGCCGACCTCTGGCGCCTCGGCCAGGCTCCCATCGGCAGCCGGATTCGTTTCGTGCTGTGCAGCTGGGACGAGGCGCTGGACGCGTCGGCGGCGACCCGGCGCTGGCTGAGCAACGCCCGCCGATTGGTCGAGCTCTACTGCAACCAGGGAGCGGTGCGATGACCAACCCGCTCGACCATGTCGACCAGCTCTGCGCCTTCCTCGCGGCGACCGACATCGGCCTGCTCGAGCTGAAAGGCCCAGCCGGGGTGCTGCGCCTGCGGCATGACGGCGCCCGAGTCGAAGTCGAAATGATCGAGGCTGCGACGGCGGCGCTGTCTTCTTCCCCCACGCAGATCATTCGGGCACCGGTGCCGGGTCTCTACCTCGACCGCCATCCATTGCGCTCGCAACCATCGGTCGCCGTCGGCGACGAAGTTGCGGCCGGCACGCCGCTCGCCTTTCTCCAGATCGGACCGCTCTTGCTTCCGGTCCCGGCCCCGGAGGACGGCATGGTGGTCGAGACGTTCGCCGAGCATGGCGCGACGGTGGGATACGGCGCGCCGCTGATCGGATTGCAGCCGCACGGGAGTGACGCCGAATGAAGATCGATCTCAATGCGGATCTGGGCGAGGGCTACGGTCCCTGGTCCATGGGCGACGACGACGCTCTGCTCGGCCTCGTCTCGTCGGCCAACATCGCCTGCGGCTTTCACGCGGGCGACCCGCTGATCATGCAGCGCACCGTGGAATCGGCAAAGGCGCGGGGTGTCGATGTCGGCGCCCATGTCGGCTTCCCGGATCGCCAGGGCTTCGGCCGCCGGGCGATGCACATCGATCCTACCGAGCTCGCGGCGATGGTCACCTATCAGCTCGGCGCGCTTGCAGGGATCGTCCGCGCAGCCGGTTACCGCATGACCCACATGAGTTTCCACGGCGCCTTGGGCAACATGGTGGCCGCCAACGCCAAACTCGCCGAACCGCTGGTCCGCGCTGTCGCCGCCTTCGATCGAGAGCTCCTCATCGTATCGTCGACCAGCCGCGCCATCGAGGGGGCGGCGGCGGCCTGCGGCCTGCGCGTCGCCACCACTTTCCTCGCGGATCGCGCCTACGACGATGACGGACTGCTCGTGCCACGGGGCACGGCCGGCGCGGTCATTCACGACCCGGCGCTCGTGCTCGAACGGGTGCAGCGCCTGCTCTGCGACGGCGTCGTCATCACCGCGACCGGCCGGGCGCTGCCGATGCAGGCCACATCGATCCTGCTGCATGGCGACACCCCGGGCGCGGTCGAGTTCGCCCGGACGATCCGTGCGGCGATCGAGACCGCCGGTGGCGAGATCGCGCCGGTGTCGCACCTGATCGCCGGCGGCCCCGGGCGTGGCCCATCATAAGCGCCCCTTATCCCGCCAAAGTGATTCCATCTTGGCGGCGGAACTGCTCCGTCGGTAGCCTCTGGAGAACAGCGAGGACTCAGATGCCATTTTCCGACTACAGGACGGCTCTCGTCACCGGCGCCTCGTCAGGCATCGGCCTCGCCGTCGTCGAGCGCCTGGCGCGCGAGGGACTGCAGGTGCACGCGTTGGCGCGTAGCGCCGATCCACTGAAGGCGCTGGCAGATCGCACCGGCTGCATTCCCCATGCCGTCGACGTTCGCGATCTGCCTGCGCTTACCAAGCTCGCCGGCAGCGTCGAATTCGACGTTCTCGTCAACTGCGCCGGCGTCGACCGGCCCAAGAAATTCCTGCAGGCGGATGCCGAGGATATCGAGCTACTGCTCGGCGTGAATCTGGGGGCCGTCCTGCATCTGTGCCGCCTCGTCGTGCCCGGCATGGTGGCGCGCGACCGCGGTCACGTCGTGAACATCACTTCAATCGCCGGCGCCTATAATTTCGGCGGCAACTCGACCTACCACGCCACCAAGGCGGCGGTCAGCATGCTGTCCCGTCAGCTCCGGATCGATGCCTTCGGCAAGCGTGTTCGCATCACCGAGATCTGCCCGGGGCGGGTCGAGACCGATATCTTCGCTCACGTCCACGGCGACTCCGCCGCGACCCGCGCTGCCTTCATCGACGGATTCGAGCTGCCCAAACCGGAGGACATCGCCGACACGATCGCTTTCGCCATTGCCGCGCCAGTGGCGGTAAACATCGGCCATATCGAGATCACACCGACCCTGCAGGTGCCGGGCGGACTGTCGACGGTCCGTCCCGAGCACCCCGCCAGCCCTCCAGCCGTCACCTAGAGCGGAGGGTGCGATGAAGGGCTTCGACCTCATGGCGATCCTGCTGAACCCCGAGTTCAGCCGCATGCTCGTCCACGGGGTGAAGATGACCTTCATCATCTTCGCAGGCTCCTGGCTGCTCGCCATGAGCCTCGGTATCACCCTCCTTGCAATTCGAATGCTGCCGGGCCGGATCGCCGACGCCCTGGTCGAGGCCTACGTTGCCTATCACCGCAACGTGCCGACACTGGTGCAGCTGATGCTCTGGTATTTCGGTGTCTCCAGCCTGCTGCCCGAGCGGCTCCAGGTCTGGCTGTCCGATCAGAACGGCGAGGCAATCTTCGCGGTGATCGCGCTCGGACTGTGTCAGGCCGCATATTTCAGCGAAGACCATCGGTCGGGCTTGCGCGCCGTGCCCAAGGGCCAGTGGGAGGCCGCTCGCGCGCTGGGTCACAGCTATCTCGGCGCGATGACTTACATCCTGCTGCCGCAGGCGGTCCGAAATGCGATGCCGGCGCTGGTGAACCACACGGTGTCGCTGTTCAAGAACAGCAGTCTTGCCATGGCGATCGGCGTCACCGAGCTCACGCATGCGGTGAAGGAGGTCGAAAACCAGAGCTTCCGCGCTTTCGAGACCTACCTGATCGCGACCGTCTTCTACCTCGTGTGCTCGCTGCTCCTGATGTGGCTTGGCTATTATTTCGAGCGGCGCAGCCGCATGGCGGGAGCGCTCTGACATGACGCTCCTGTTCAACATGATAGGCATCGTCAGCGACAACTGGCTGCTGCTGCTGGTCGGCCAGTTTCCGAACGGCCCGCTCGGCGGGATCGCCGCGACCCTGATCCTGTCGATTCTTGGAATTGCGCTGGCATTCCCGCTCAGCGTGGCGATGGCGCTCGCGCGTCTATCGCCTTGGCCCGTGCTGCGCTGGCCGGCGACGGCGCTGGTCTATGTCGTGCGCGGCGTTCCGCTGCTGCTGATCATCCTCTGGGTCTATTTCCTGCTGCCGCTCCTGATCGGCGAGAGCGTTCCCGGCTTCGTGACCATGCTCGCCACCTTGGTCATCTACGAGGGGGCCTTTCTCAGTGAGATCGTGCGAGCCGGAATCACGGCATTGCCGCGAGGGCAGATGGACGCGGCGCGGGCGCTCGGCCACAGCCACCTCGGCGCGATGCGCTACGTGATCCTGCCGCAGGCGCTGTTCAACATGATCCCGAGCATCATCAGCCAGTTCGTCTCCACCATCAAAGAGACGACGTTGGGCTACATCATCAACGTGCCAGAGCTGACCTTCGCGGCGGGACAGATCAACAACCGGCTTCTGACCAAGCCGTTCGAAGTCTACTTCATACTCGCCATCATCTATTTCGTCGTCTGCTGGACTCTCACTAAGCTGGCCAGCACGCTCGAACGTCGGATTGCCGTTCGGCGCGCCAGGTCGATGGATGGTGCTGCAGCGCCGGCTTTGGCAGCCGCATCGAGGACATGATCATGTCAAACCAGGCCTCGAACAGTACGGCAACTCCGATGATTGAATTCATTGGCATCAACAAGTTCTACGGTTCGCTGCCCGCCCTCGTCGACATCAACGCGGAGGTGAAAAAGGGCGAGGTGGTCGTGGTATGTGGCCCCTCGGGCTCTGGCAAGTCGACGCTCATCCGCACCGTCAACCGGCTTGAGGAGATCCAATCCGGAGTGCTGCGCTTCGACGGACAGAATGTTCATGCGAAGATTAGCAGCTTGGCAATGAACCACCTGCGCAGCCGTATCGGCTTCGTTTTCCAGAGTTTCAATCTGTTTCCACACCTCAGCGTGCTGGACAATGTGATGCTGTCGCCTGTGAAGGTGAACGGCATCAAACGGAGCAAGGCAAGGGAGATCGCGCTTCAGTTGCTCGACCGGGTAGGCCTTTCCAGCAAGGCGCAGAACTATCCGGCGCAGCTGTCCGGCGGCCAGCAGCAGCGTGTCGCGATCGCGCGAGCGCTGGCCATGGAGCCGCCGGCGATGCTGTTCGATGAGCCGACCAGCGCGCTCGACCCGGAGATGGTCGGCGAAGTTCTGGCGGTGATGCGGGGACTTGCTCGCGATGGCATGACCATGATGTGCGTCACCCATGAGATGAATTTCGCACGCGATGTCGCTGATCGTGTCTGGTTCATGGATGCCGGGCGCCTGCTGGAATCGGCGTCGCCGAGCGCGTTCTTCGGCTCGCCGCAGCATCCGCGTGCGCAGCGCTTTTTGTCGGATCTGCGGGCACGATGACAACGCCTGCCATCATTGCAAAACAGGGAGTTCGAAATGTCGATCGGGATCGGGACTAAGACTGGAAAATGCGTGCTCCGCGCCGCCATCGTTGCCACGGGCCTGAGTTGCTTTGCCAGCGTGGCCATGGCTGATCAGCTGGCCGATATCATGCAGCGCAAAGAGCTGCGCTGCGGCACCTTCGCCGACGTACCCCCGTTTGCCGCGCCCGATCCGAAAACGCGGGAGATGGTTGGCTTTGATGTCGACCTCTGCAGAGCCATTGCCAAGCGCTGGGGCGTCGAGGCGAAGATCAGCCCGCTCTCGGTCGAGGCGCGGGTGCCCGAGGTCAAGCTCGGCCGCGTCGACATCACAGTCGCCAATCTCGCCTATACGCTGGGCCGCGCCGAGCAGATCCAGTTCTCCGACCCCTATTATCTCGCCAAGGAGATGTTGGCGGTGAAGGCTTCGGATCCAGGAACCAAGAAGGCCGACTTCAAAGGTAAACGTCTGGCTTCGACCAAGGGCTCGACCTCCGAGCTCGCGATCAAGCTGAATGAGTCGGATCCCCTCACTTTCGTCGACACCGGCTCGGCTTTCATGGCCGTCCAGCAGAACAAGGCGGTCGGAATGGTGGCCAATACCATGACCATCACCAAGCTCGTCAACGAATCGAAGTCCGCTGGCCAACCGCTGAAGATGATCGATGAGCCCATGGTCTTGCAACCGATCGGCATCGGCATGAAGAAGGACGAGCCGGCGCTGCTCGCCAAGATCAACGAGACACTGCTCGCACTCGACCAGGCAGGTGAGATCAACCAGCTCTGGGACAAGTGGCTCGGCCCGAACACCGAGTTCAAGATGACCCGCACCGACAAAGTCGTGCCGCTCGGCCAACTTAAGTTCACGCCGTTGCCGTAACCGGTGCACCGGGGCACACCTCCAAGAACCGGCCCGGACAGACTTGGTGGTTGAAACGGCGTCGGCTCCTGGACGCGGTGGGTCAATGCCTGGTCGACGTGCAATAAAACATTGGAAGAAGTCGAGAAAAAAGCGCGATGGGTTGAATCGTCATGGCGCTTTAGCTCTTTGTTTGAGCATGAGTTTTGGGAAAACCGCTTCACACTTTTCCGGATCTTGCTTTAGCGCCCGCCGAGTTCAGGTAGGTACGGCAAATAATTCGACCCTTCAGAGCCAAGAAAATCGAACATAGCCTGCGCCGGCGGCAGCAGGACCTTGTCACTGCGGCGGATCACGTACCATTGCCGCACGATTGGTAGGCCCGCGACGTCGAGCACGACGAGGCGGCCCTCGCCGAGCTCGTGCGCGACGGTGTGCGCCGAGATGAAGGCGATGCCGAGCCCGGCGATAACAGCCTGCTTGATGGTCTCGTTGCTGCTCATCTCCATGCCGATGATTGGCTCGAGATCCGATTTCTGGAACATGCCCTCCATTAGTGTTCGCGTGCCCGAGCCCGGCTCGCGAGTGAGAAAGGTCTCGTGCACAAGGTCGGTCAGACTGAGTCCTCGGTCCTTTTCCAGCCAATGTCCCCTGCGGGCGACGATGATGTGCGGATTGCGGCCGAGCTGGCGCACGTCGACGTGGACGTCGGCGGGTGGCCGGCCCATCACCGCGAAGTCGAGATCATAACCGTGCATGGCTGCGCGGATCTCATCGCGATTGCCAATCGTCAGCTTGATCTCGATCTTGGGGTAGCGCTTGGAGAACGCCGCGATCGCATGCGGCACGAAATATTTAGCGGTCGAGACCGCACCGAGATGCACCGCGCCGCCGCTCCGTCCGGCGAGCAGGTCGAGCGCGCCCTGGCAGTCCGCGATCGCGGCCTCGACCCGCTCGGCCAGCGCCAACACTTCCTTGCCCGCCGCGGTCAGCTGCATGCCGTCGCCGGTCCGCTGCACCAAGGGCAGGCCGGCGAGGTCCTGAAGTTGCCGCAGCTGCTGGGTCACGGCCGGCTGGGTCAGCCCAAGATGGCCGGAGGCCGCCGTCACGCTGCCCTTGGCCGACAGCGCCGCGAGCGAGCGCAGCTGCCTGATCGTCAGATGCCGGAGCTGTGCAGC includes these proteins:
- a CDS encoding RraA family protein, coding for MTNPGIVRNPSAPQVDPSTVAKLRSIAVALLSDQLHRNCGSIGLRAYHSPAPMAGTAVTVKTRGGDNLAILRAYDFCRPGDVMVVDAGGDTTNALVGGIMTFAAASLGLAGMVLDGAIRDAAEIGARAFPVYARGVNHRGPYKDGPGEINVPITVGGMVVNPGDVIVGDQDGLLAFPPGLAASVIEKAMAQHQKEEATMQAIREGRWDRSFVDALEARCAN
- a CDS encoding aspartate transaminase, which produces MNRSRISARVRRIKPSPSTAAADRASALKREGKSIVSLVVGEPDFDTPAHIRTAAVWAMEKGETRYTVLAGTLELRQAIVAKLKRENGLVYDPAEIVVTNGAKSAIYSALEATLEAGDEVIIPAPYWVSYPDMVLACEGIPKIVACPESQSFKISPAQLEAAISEKTRWLLINSPSNPTGASYSAAEYRGIAEVLARHPHVLVMTDDIYEHIRFDGESTPHLLNAAPELRERVLAINGVSKTYAMTGWRIGWIAGPADLVGALNTLLSQASGNACSISQAAAVAALTGDQSFVGETVATYRARRDRTLARINAIPGLSCRPPDGAFYLYVNCAGLIGRTTPAGTRLESDSDVVMYLLEAAGVAVVQGTAYGLSPFFRASIATSQAALDEGTDRIARAVAELH
- the nac gene encoding nitrogen assimilation transcriptional regulator NAC, whose product is MNLRRLQYFVKIVDVGSLTQAADVLHVAQPALSQQLATLEGEVRQQLLVRTKSGVVPTEAGKVLYRHAQLILRQCEQARADMSAAAKSISGAVAVGLAPGTAAAGLALPLLRTVRARHPGILLYLNETYGTTLSELVMNGRMDLAVLYGGKTAVHGLSFVPLLREQLYVVGPASMMAPPGEISVPALADMDLYLARPYNVVRKMVNEAFAAIGQAPKVVAEIESASTLTAVIADGLGATILPESMARQVAGSCGGWQSRIVDPIIEAPLALCQSDHLPLSEPAQAIKEILLELVAGLPGNLVVAEERAQKAS
- a CDS encoding acetyl-CoA carboxylase biotin carboxyl carrier protein; this translates as MDLDRIKSLIDAMAASDLAEMEFSQGGMSLRLVRRPQPTESRPAVPVVAATARPPSRPEPAQPAPVNAAADGVVAPLFGVAYLQPDPDAPPFVTVAQAITAGTTLCVIEAMKMFHEVRADRDGAVIAILVSTGQEVEAGQELMRIR
- the accC gene encoding acetyl-CoA carboxylase biotin carboxylase subunit; translation: MFGSVLIANRGEIALRIQRGCRRLGLRTIVVHSEADRDAPYVHHADEAICIGPAAAAQSYLNQTALLFAAEVSGAEAIHPGYGFLSENPGFAEQVEAAGLTFIGPTAAVMRVMGDKVAAKRAMRAAGVPCVPGPDAALGDDLDLARATARQIGYPVILKAAGGGGGRGMRMVESEAGLIDAIAVTREEARRGFANSAIYIEKFLRRPRHVEIQVIADTHGNAVWLGSRDCSLQRRHQKVLEEAPAPGLDQDVLAQIGERCAEACRQLEYRGVGTFEFLVEDDAFYFIEMNTRLQVEHPVTEMTAGIDIVEAQIRVAQGEALPFAQADIVCRGHAFECRINAEDPDTFVPSPGVITAWELPGGPGVRIDSHASSGYRVPPYYDSLIGKLVVHGANRAEALDRLRIALDEMRVEGIATNLPLHRRLVRDAAFIRGGVSIHHLEQQLCGSGKA
- the pxpB gene encoding 5-oxoprolinase subunit PxpB, which produces MTTDLPQLSLLGTTALLFEAPGETSLTTQCRIWALALEAGRLPGVREAVPGMNNLMIAFAEPPRHRGQIEHRLIELWHALEPLPVAGRCLDLPVVYGGDGGPHMADVVAHTGLSVDDIVAIHSAPTYTVYALGSHPGYCYLGGMDQRIATPRRKVPVLRIPRGAVSIGGSQTGVSASDGPSGWNTIGSTEVAFFDVERTPPALLQPGDCIRFKTIRVLR
- a CDS encoding biotin-dependent carboxyltransferase family protein gives rise to the protein MIEVLSAGALATVQDLGRTGALNLGVGTSGAMDPLALAAGNILLRNEENAAALEIPLFPFRVRFTHSTVFAVTGADCAPRLDEAPVLPWWAHRADAGQVLSLAVPSTATWRASRVYLCIAGGIDVPSVLGSRSTQLRGAFGGLEGRPLRDGDRLPIAEPPGRAKTGFGITPPGLALPLEVDGLTAVRVLPAAEYDSFTPSSHEALWSEPWKITSQSDRYGYRLAGPELRPQRPMELRSHGIVPGVIQVPHGGQPIIQMRDAQPSGGYPKIGTVIDADLWRLGQAPIGSRIRFVLCSWDEALDASAATRRWLSNARRLVELYCNQGAVR
- a CDS encoding acetyl-CoA carboxylase biotin carboxyl carrier protein, which encodes MTNPLDHVDQLCAFLAATDIGLLELKGPAGVLRLRHDGARVEVEMIEAATAALSSSPTQIIRAPVPGLYLDRHPLRSQPSVAVGDEVAAGTPLAFLQIGPLLLPVPAPEDGMVVETFAEHGATVGYGAPLIGLQPHGSDAE